Genomic DNA from Plasmodium reichenowi strain SY57 chromosome Unknown, whole genome shotgun sequence:
TCTATCTTCACAATAATCttctaatattttaatgaCATCCCTATActttttatcataattatgTTCTGTTCTTAGACATTTATTATGTGTACTTCTAGCCATTAAGTTTGGTAAATTTTTATCAACTTCACTTTCCCATAATTGCTTTCTTAATTCTGGAGAGAGACTTATCGATGTAGTCGTAAGGAACTCATCTTTCATATCatcaataaaataattaaaatgtCGACATTCTTTATTCAGATATTCTGATGTTTTTGTATCTAATTCATCTATTTGGTCTT
This window encodes:
- a CDS encoding surface-associated interspersed protein 4.1 (SURFIN 4.1) codes for the protein MEFIVQFDDKNDVVNYNTIDTERFRKVFEVYVEDQIDELDTKTSEYLNKECRHFNYFIDDMKDEFLTTTSISLSPELRKQLWESEVDKNLPNLMARSTHNKCLRTEHNYDKKYRDVIKILEDYCEDR